Proteins encoded by one window of Candidatus Woesearchaeota archaeon:
- a CDS encoding right-handed parallel beta-helix repeat-containing protein: MRLSQAGLIPVIIGMLFLLTLVSSFTRAEEYSLNTEEELQQIGIKAQPGDIFSIAPGHYTVSIRLQQYGTPEKPITIKGTGEVVLMPAGGSVFDVNAPFWNIEEISIDGQGKDRILVNINHDHFSLKNSKLFHTLSSAIEVKGSNITVEHNDLFMIDKLNAWFFAPILYILLTVILVIALCLSLSYRNILSSKILIAAIIMNLLFFGWLVTQGSLFFQNKDAHGVLVWPGSSAIVINENNISQLSGDGIQVINDFKGTGLPAAEGIAITNNRIAAARENCVDIKTSRSVVIEGNACSGVLPSQTSWGEGIIIHSNAQNITLKDNIIYRSRNGITVTKGAVTNDPEEYPRMVMIQNNTITELVAPDHGFGSGSGILAGEGDDIRIENNKVYGASDFAFGLTKDGTSKTIVLQDNIFTGTIALHLPEKYEERIREASGNIIQGKIRIGGAIRDNVQDASLNSLHGFASRKGIEKDYNPLSNADWYANRNRETWVMWSQWVWLGMIILTIFTATLRKR, encoded by the coding sequence ATGCGACTATCCCAAGCAGGCTTGATTCCCGTCATAATAGGCATGCTGTTTCTCCTAACTCTTGTAAGCAGTTTTACTCGTGCAGAAGAATACTCTCTAAACACCGAAGAAGAATTACAACAGATAGGAATAAAAGCACAACCCGGGGATATATTCAGCATAGCTCCAGGCCATTATACGGTATCCATCCGTTTACAACAATATGGAACACCAGAAAAACCAATCACCATAAAAGGTACGGGAGAGGTTGTATTGATGCCAGCAGGAGGAAGTGTTTTTGATGTCAACGCTCCCTTTTGGAATATTGAAGAGATCAGCATTGACGGTCAAGGAAAAGATCGCATTTTAGTAAACATTAACCATGATCATTTTAGCCTTAAAAACAGTAAACTATTTCATACCCTGAGCAGCGCCATTGAGGTTAAGGGAAGCAACATTACTGTAGAACATAATGACCTTTTCATGATCGACAAACTGAATGCCTGGTTTTTCGCCCCAATACTCTATATTCTTCTGACGGTCATCCTTGTCATCGCTCTTTGTTTATCTTTATCTTACCGGAATATTCTGTCTTCGAAAATACTCATTGCTGCTATCATCATGAACCTTCTGTTTTTTGGATGGTTAGTTACCCAAGGTAGCTTGTTTTTCCAAAACAAGGACGCCCATGGGGTACTTGTATGGCCAGGATCTTCAGCTATCGTTATCAACGAAAATAATATTTCCCAGCTTTCAGGTGATGGCATCCAGGTTATCAATGATTTCAAAGGAACTGGACTTCCTGCTGCTGAGGGGATTGCCATCACTAATAATCGCATTGCTGCTGCCCGTGAGAACTGTGTTGATATCAAGACCTCGAGATCAGTTGTTATTGAAGGAAACGCCTGTAGCGGAGTTTTGCCGAGTCAGACATCATGGGGAGAGGGTATTATCATCCATAGCAATGCACAGAATATTACGCTAAAAGATAACATCATCTACCGTAGTAGAAATGGTATTACCGTAACAAAAGGCGCAGTTACGAATGATCCTGAGGAATATCCACGAATGGTTATGATACAGAACAACACCATTACTGAACTTGTTGCTCCTGACCATGGCTTTGGTTCTGGTTCTGGCATTCTTGCTGGCGAAGGTGATGATATCCGTATTGAAAACAACAAGGTGTATGGTGCTTCTGATTTCGCCTTTGGTCTAACCAAGGATGGAACGAGTAAAACCATTGTTCTCCAAGACAATATTTTTACCGGAACTATTGCATTGCATCTTCCTGAAAAGTACGAGGAACGAATTCGAGAAGCAAGCGGCAACATCATCCAAGGAAAAATACGCATTGGAGGGGCGATAAGAGATAATGTCCAAGATGCATCACTCAATTCATTGCACGGGTTTGCATCAAGAAAGGGTATAGAAAAAGATTATAACCCATTGAGCAATGCTGATTGGTATGCAAACAGAAACAGAGAAACATGG